In one Dehalogenimonas formicexedens genomic region, the following are encoded:
- a CDS encoding potassium channel family protein translates to MYIIVVGGGRLGYSLTKALLSEGHETLLIDKNAEVCEKINKELGSICLRGDACETAIQAEAGTGRADLLIATTGEDEDNLVACQVAKYRFNVPRTIARVRVPRNEQIFKQLGVDVTVNSTNIILERIEHEVPSHPLTHLFCLTGDNREMEILEIRAASGSAAIDKSLNDLQLPNKAVLGLVIRNGEKPFVPRGDTVFKPGDQVIAVAPTDAEEELRKLFSGK, encoded by the coding sequence ATGTACATAATTGTCGTCGGCGGCGGTCGTTTAGGTTATTCACTGACCAAAGCGCTTCTCAGCGAGGGACATGAGACACTCCTTATCGATAAAAACGCCGAGGTGTGCGAGAAGATCAACAAGGAACTGGGCAGCATTTGCCTTCGCGGTGACGCCTGTGAGACGGCCATCCAGGCGGAAGCCGGCACCGGCAGGGCTGACCTTCTGATCGCCACCACCGGCGAGGATGAGGACAATCTGGTCGCCTGTCAGGTTGCCAAGTACCGGTTCAATGTGCCCCGTACCATCGCCCGGGTCCGCGTGCCCAGGAACGAACAGATCTTCAAACAACTTGGCGTTGATGTCACCGTCAACTCAACCAATATCATCCTGGAGCGCATTGAGCACGAGGTGCCTTCTCACCCGCTGACACACCTTTTCTGTCTCACTGGGGATAACAGGGAGATGGAAATACTGGAAATCCGCGCTGCGTCCGGCTCCGCAGCCATTGATAAATCGCTTAACGATTTGCAGCTGCCCAATAAAGCGGTACTGGGTCTGGTCATCCGGAACGGGGAAAAACCCTTCGTCCCCAGGGGCGACACCGTCTTCAAACCAGGCGATCAGGTCATCGCCGTGGCGCCGACCGACGCCGAGGAAGAACTGCGCAAGCTATTCTCCGGTAAGTAG
- a CDS encoding potassium channel family protein, which translates to MKVIIMGCGRVGAQMAALLDQEGHSVTALDTDAYSFRRLPPDFKGEALLGDGLDEDVLRRAGIEEADAFVAVTQEDNRNVMAAQIAQKIFNVKKVVCRIYDPMRRDLYSVLGLEAISPTIVLAEMLKEKLES; encoded by the coding sequence ATGAAAGTGATTATTATGGGATGCGGACGGGTTGGCGCTCAAATGGCTGCTCTTCTCGACCAGGAAGGCCACAGCGTCACCGCTCTGGATACCGATGCCTACAGTTTCCGCCGTTTACCGCCCGATTTTAAGGGTGAGGCGCTCCTCGGGGACGGACTGGATGAAGATGTGCTGCGCCGGGCCGGGATCGAAGAGGCCGACGCCTTTGTCGCCGTAACCCAGGAAGACAATCGCAACGTCATGGCCGCTCAGATCGCTCAGAAGATTTTCAACGTTAAAAAAGTCGTCTGCCGCATTTACGACCCGATGCGCCGTGATCTTTATTCTGTCCTCGGCCTGGAAGCCATCAGCCCCACCATCGTCCTCGCCGAAATGCTCAAAGAGAAGCTGGAGAGCTAA
- a CDS encoding universal stress protein produces MNKFHTILVPVAGRPEDEDALEMACQLARLSGDVKVIVTNIISIDRSLPLDAEVESEIAKSEAILARFENLAKKFGYPIETNLLQARLVAPAIVDEAVEQKADAIVIGSAYKTRFGEFSLGDVVPYILQHAPCRVILNHRPASL; encoded by the coding sequence ATGAATAAATTCCACACCATACTTGTCCCGGTTGCCGGACGGCCTGAGGACGAGGACGCTCTGGAGATGGCCTGTCAATTGGCACGGCTATCCGGCGATGTCAAGGTCATCGTCACCAATATCATCTCGATCGACCGGTCCCTGCCGCTGGACGCCGAGGTCGAATCTGAGATCGCCAAATCCGAGGCAATTCTGGCGAGGTTTGAAAACCTTGCCAAAAAATTCGGTTATCCCATAGAGACCAACCTGCTGCAAGCCCGGTTGGTCGCCCCCGCCATCGTTGATGAGGCTGTGGAACAGAAGGCCGATGCCATCGTCATCGGCTCGGCGTACAAAACGCGTTTCGGTGAGTTCAGCCTGGGAGATGTGGTACCTTACATCCTGCAGCATGCCCCGTGCCGCGTAATTCTGAACCACCGCCCGGCATCGTTGTAA
- a CDS encoding TrkH family potassium uptake protein: MILPLLVAAFSNEPAAAIAFAVVMGGAVVLGGSVVFATGKVKTQLSRRDAMVLVVAVWIVATLLGGLPYLLTGSVPNFLDAFFETMSGFTTTGATIFSSIADKPHSILFWRSFTQWLGGLGIITLFVSLFPLFGLGASRLLEAEAPGGYEGERLTSRIRDTARIVFIIYFFFTVVEMLLLMITGLPLFDSATISLSTVSTGGFAATNLSIESYHNVMAEIIIMVFMFLGGTNFALFFWVFFRKRLQRFFGNPELRFYVLIILVSVVLVNLDLIFNKSLSLIESLRESSFNVISISTTTGFSSTNFDAWPSFSRSLLLVLMVIGASAGSTAGGLKVVRVLILFKYAYRRILQAINPAAVIPLKIGNTVLQESTVSRTVGLTVFYFGLLWGGFVLMSTLGLPFEEAISSVTACMGSIGPGLGVIGPYGNFDTVPDLGKAVLSFFMLAGRLEIFALLVLFTPAFWRRT, translated from the coding sequence ATGATTCTGCCGCTCCTGGTGGCTGCGTTTTCTAACGAGCCGGCGGCAGCTATCGCCTTTGCGGTAGTGATGGGAGGCGCGGTGGTCCTCGGAGGATCGGTCGTCTTTGCCACCGGTAAGGTCAAAACCCAGCTCTCCCGTCGCGATGCCATGGTGTTGGTGGTCGCCGTATGGATCGTGGCGACCCTATTGGGCGGGCTCCCCTACCTGCTGACCGGGTCTGTCCCTAATTTCCTGGATGCCTTCTTCGAAACCATGAGCGGTTTCACCACCACCGGGGCAACCATTTTTTCATCCATCGCCGATAAGCCCCATAGCATCTTATTCTGGCGGTCTTTCACCCAATGGCTGGGTGGACTGGGCATAATAACCCTCTTTGTCTCTTTGTTCCCCCTCTTCGGCCTCGGGGCTTCACGTTTGCTGGAAGCGGAGGCTCCGGGAGGTTATGAAGGAGAGCGCCTGACGTCACGCATCAGGGACACTGCCCGCATCGTCTTCATCATCTATTTCTTTTTCACCGTCGTCGAAATGTTATTGCTCATGATAACCGGATTGCCCCTTTTCGATAGTGCCACCATTTCGTTGAGCACCGTTTCCACCGGCGGTTTTGCCGCCACGAATCTTTCCATTGAGAGCTACCACAACGTGATGGCAGAGATCATCATCATGGTCTTCATGTTTCTTGGCGGCACAAACTTCGCCTTGTTTTTCTGGGTGTTCTTCCGTAAGCGGCTTCAGCGCTTCTTTGGTAATCCTGAGCTAAGATTTTACGTCCTGATCATTCTGGTGTCGGTAGTTTTAGTAAATCTGGACCTTATCTTCAATAAGAGTTTAAGCCTCATCGAAAGCCTCCGCGAGAGTAGCTTTAATGTAATTTCCATAAGCACCACCACCGGCTTTTCTTCAACCAATTTTGATGCCTGGCCAAGTTTTTCGCGATCTTTGCTGCTGGTACTCATGGTAATCGGGGCATCTGCGGGTTCCACTGCAGGCGGGTTAAAGGTGGTCAGGGTTTTGATCCTCTTTAAATATGCTTATAGGCGAATTCTACAAGCCATTAACCCCGCTGCGGTTATTCCCTTGAAAATCGGGAACACCGTACTCCAGGAATCTACTGTTTCCCGAACTGTTGGCTTGACCGTCTTTTATTTTGGACTTTTGTGGGGCGGCTTCGTATTAATGTCAACCTTGGGGTTACCCTTCGAAGAGGCTATTTCTTCGGTAACCGCCTGCATGGGCAGCATCGGCCCTGGTTTAGGGGTTATCGGACCTTACGGCAATTTTGACACCGTCCCTGACCTCGGCAAGGCGGTTTTATCCTTTTTTATGCTCGCCGGGCGCCTGGAGATTTTCGCTTTGCTTGTGTTGTTCACCCCCGCTTTCTGGCGCCGTACCTAG
- the trkA gene encoding Trk system potassium transporter TrkA, which yields MYIVIAGGGVVGLNIASLLSVENHDVVVIEESVQALEVIRRQLDVRTIQGNAATPRILREAEAHRADLVLAVTDSDETNMVVCFISKEMGAARTAARIRNPDYSGYFQMPAKSPIATRRIVRPKNLGIDVYINPEAEMAREILSILAGFYSTPAEEFGSGTVRIREFRIDDGNLAGKKLSEIAQDIPFFIVAVGHKEGGVIANPEEVIHSGDSLYIAIPADHVERLAKVFAGPKKPNRSVVVIGGGSIGYLIAEGLIRQGVQVKILERDQARAEEIAIKLERALVLQGEPTDRDFLVEQGISQADAVVAVTQNDELNILATLLAKTLGVSRSLTMINNPDYLPLAEATGIDVAGSPAIITARKIAHFVLRGGAVAAAVLENNTLEAIEFIVSPKARVMGKPVSDIPLPKTAKVVAVVRDGRVSVPPDEYPIDVDDHIIVMSTLSAIPEVERLFK from the coding sequence GTGTACATTGTCATCGCAGGAGGAGGCGTCGTCGGCCTGAACATCGCCTCGCTTCTTTCGGTTGAAAACCACGACGTCGTAGTCATCGAAGAATCGGTCCAGGCTTTAGAGGTCATCCGCCGGCAGCTGGACGTCCGCACCATCCAGGGCAACGCCGCCACCCCGCGCATCCTCCGCGAAGCCGAAGCCCACCGCGCCGACCTGGTGCTTGCGGTAACCGATTCCGACGAGACTAATATGGTTGTCTGTTTTATCTCCAAAGAAATGGGAGCTGCCCGGACCGCGGCCCGCATCCGCAACCCTGATTATTCCGGCTATTTCCAGATGCCGGCTAAAAGTCCTATCGCCACCCGGCGGATCGTACGGCCTAAAAACCTGGGGATAGATGTTTATATAAATCCCGAAGCCGAGATGGCCCGCGAGATCCTTTCGATCCTGGCGGGTTTTTATTCGACCCCCGCTGAGGAATTCGGCAGCGGGACGGTACGGATCCGGGAGTTCAGGATCGATGATGGCAATCTGGCCGGGAAAAAACTATCGGAAATTGCTCAGGATATTCCCTTTTTCATTGTGGCCGTCGGGCACAAGGAAGGAGGCGTTATTGCCAATCCTGAAGAGGTCATCCATTCCGGTGACTCCCTCTACATCGCCATACCCGCTGATCATGTTGAACGCCTGGCGAAGGTCTTCGCCGGCCCTAAAAAACCCAACCGGAGCGTCGTCGTCATCGGCGGGGGCAGCATCGGTTACCTTATCGCCGAAGGATTAATCCGCCAGGGAGTCCAGGTCAAAATACTGGAACGTGATCAAGCCCGGGCTGAGGAAATCGCCATCAAGCTCGAGCGGGCGCTGGTGCTTCAAGGCGAACCGACAGACCGCGACTTTCTCGTTGAACAGGGCATCAGTCAGGCTGACGCCGTGGTAGCGGTCACCCAAAACGATGAACTCAACATCCTGGCGACTTTGCTTGCCAAGACCTTGGGTGTTTCCCGGTCCCTGACTATGATCAATAATCCGGACTATCTGCCTCTTGCCGAAGCTACCGGGATCGATGTCGCCGGCTCCCCCGCCATCATCACCGCGCGCAAGATCGCCCATTTCGTCCTTCGCGGTGGCGCCGTCGCCGCCGCCGTCCTGGAGAATAACACTCTCGAAGCTATCGAGTTCATCGTCTCTCCAAAGGCACGCGTCATGGGCAAACCGGTCAGCGACATCCCCCTCCCGAAGACCGCCAAGGTCGTGGCCGTAGTCAGGGATGGTCGGGTTTCGGTTCCTCCGGATGAGTATCCCATCGATGTGGATGACCATATCATCGTAATGTCTACCCTGTCTGCCATCCCCGAAGTCGAGAGATTATTCAAATAA
- a CDS encoding cation diffusion facilitator family transporter: MHQHNHAHQAAGSRLILGIGLSSVILIAEAVGGLISNSLALLSDAGHVLADIVALSLSAYALRQAQRPPSHRMTFGYHRIGVIVAIVNAVAIFAIAGIIFFEAVRRLQSPPDVDSSVMLVIALLGLLANLIVAFWLREARKESLNVKSAFWHVLGDALASVGVILGALIIKLTGLAEADAIISIVIGLIIAASAWGILSEGISVLLESTPAHIDLNELAGNLRNIPGIKEVHDLHVWSLTPNLHALSSHIVIEDRLTSETALVRSQVEKLLADRYEINHTTLQLECQSCCPGGQLCTLEPGSCPLTPDGEH, encoded by the coding sequence ATGCACCAGCATAATCATGCTCATCAGGCCGCGGGCTCGCGTTTGATCCTGGGTATCGGCCTTTCGAGTGTTATTCTGATAGCCGAAGCGGTCGGCGGACTGATTTCCAACAGCCTGGCCTTGCTGTCGGATGCCGGGCACGTCCTCGCCGATATCGTAGCCCTCTCCCTGTCGGCTTACGCCCTGCGTCAGGCACAGCGGCCGCCCTCCCACCGTATGACTTTTGGCTATCATCGCATCGGCGTTATCGTTGCCATTGTGAATGCGGTTGCCATATTCGCCATTGCCGGGATCATTTTTTTCGAAGCCGTCAGGCGGCTCCAGTCCCCGCCGGATGTCGATAGTTCGGTGATGCTGGTCATCGCCTTGCTCGGCCTGCTGGCTAATCTCATCGTCGCCTTCTGGCTCCGGGAAGCCCGCAAGGAGAGCCTCAACGTCAAAAGCGCTTTCTGGCACGTACTTGGCGACGCTCTGGCTTCCGTAGGCGTCATCCTCGGGGCCCTCATTATTAAGTTAACGGGACTGGCTGAGGCGGACGCCATAATCTCCATCGTGATCGGCCTGATCATCGCGGCCTCGGCGTGGGGCATTCTGTCGGAGGGCATCTCGGTGCTGCTTGAATCCACGCCGGCCCATATCGACCTGAACGAGCTCGCCGGTAACCTCCGTAACATTCCGGGTATCAAGGAAGTCCACGACCTCCACGTTTGGAGCCTCACTCCTAACCTCCATGCGCTGTCAAGCCACATCGTCATCGAAGACCGGCTGACCTCTGAAACCGCCCTGGTCCGGTCCCAGGTAGAAAAGTTGCTCGCCGACCGCTACGAGATCAACCACACGACCCTTCAACTGGAATGCCAGTCATGTTGTCCGGGCGGGCAGTTGTGCACCCTCGAACCCGGCTCTTGTCCCTTAACTCCCGATGGGGAACACTAG
- a CDS encoding DUF47 domain-containing protein has protein sequence MAKFSIIPKEEKFFDLIEVSAANMVKAAEALKDLVENWGEIHEKVLKIVELEHAGDSVTHQIIAMLHRSFVTPFDREDIALLAHSMDDVVDFIHSAADYMLLYKVGQPGGRVRELAGIILEATKEVAAAAPKLRQKAGLKQLLEHCIEINRLENLADQAYRSALVELFEEYDMVDIIKWREIYDSMESATDRCEDVANVFEGVALKNA, from the coding sequence ATGGCTAAATTTTCGATCATCCCCAAGGAAGAGAAATTCTTCGATCTTATCGAGGTCAGCGCCGCCAACATGGTCAAGGCGGCGGAGGCTTTGAAGGACCTGGTTGAAAACTGGGGAGAAATCCATGAGAAGGTTCTCAAGATCGTCGAGCTGGAGCATGCCGGGGATTCGGTAACGCATCAAATCATCGCGATGCTTCACCGCAGCTTTGTCACTCCCTTCGACCGGGAAGATATCGCCCTGCTTGCCCATTCCATGGACGATGTGGTCGATTTTATTCATTCGGCTGCGGACTACATGCTCCTGTACAAGGTGGGACAGCCGGGGGGGCGGGTCAGAGAACTTGCCGGCATCATTTTAGAAGCGACCAAAGAAGTCGCCGCCGCCGCGCCTAAGCTTCGCCAAAAGGCTGGGCTGAAACAACTCCTGGAACACTGCATAGAGATCAACCGGCTTGAGAATCTTGCCGACCAGGCCTACCGTTCCGCCCTGGTGGAGTTGTTTGAGGAATACGACATGGTCGATATCATCAAATGGCGGGAAATTTACGACTCCATGGAGAGTGCCACCGATCGCTGCGAGGATGTTGCCAACGTTTTCGAAGGCGTAGCCCTTAAAAACGCCTGA
- a CDS encoding inorganic phosphate transporter, producing MHDAANSISTIVSTRVLTPRQAVAWAAFFNFIAFLIFGTAVAKTIGSGMIDINTVTPTVILAGLLGAITWNLITWYLGLPSSSSHALIGGYAGASIAHAGFGVILMAGWYKTLIFIVLAPTIGLALGFILRVATTWIVYRSPPGVINRFFRVAQMFSAAAYSLGHGGNDAQKTMGIITSLLVAGGVISTFAIPLWVVLAAQAAIALGTLSGGWRIVKTMGQKITKLAPIDGFCAETASAVSIFTATHLGVPVSTTHVITGAISGVGSVRRLSAVRWGVTLRIVWAWIMTIPAAGIIAALLFWLLNLIF from the coding sequence ATGCACGATGCGGCTAACTCCATCTCCACCATCGTTTCGACAAGGGTGCTGACACCCAGGCAGGCGGTGGCCTGGGCGGCTTTTTTCAATTTTATCGCTTTCCTAATCTTCGGTACCGCCGTTGCCAAGACCATCGGCAGCGGCATGATCGATATCAACACCGTTACGCCGACGGTGATCCTGGCCGGGCTGCTCGGCGCCATAACCTGGAACCTCATCACCTGGTACCTGGGGCTGCCGAGCAGTTCGTCACATGCCCTCATCGGAGGCTACGCCGGAGCTTCGATCGCCCACGCCGGTTTCGGCGTGATCCTTATGGCCGGCTGGTATAAGACCCTGATATTTATCGTCCTGGCGCCGACCATCGGGCTTGCCCTTGGTTTTATCCTGCGCGTGGCGACAACCTGGATCGTTTACAGGAGTCCGCCCGGGGTAATAAACCGGTTCTTCAGGGTAGCCCAGATGTTTTCGGCGGCGGCCTACAGCCTGGGGCACGGCGGCAATGATGCCCAAAAGACCATGGGTATAATCACCAGCCTCCTGGTGGCCGGGGGGGTTATTTCGACCTTCGCCATCCCGCTCTGGGTTGTTCTGGCCGCCCAGGCGGCGATCGCCCTCGGAACGCTGAGCGGAGGTTGGAGGATCGTGAAAACGATGGGGCAGAAGATCACCAAGCTGGCGCCTATCGACGGTTTTTGCGCCGAGACAGCCAGCGCTGTAAGCATTTTTACGGCAACTCACCTTGGCGTCCCGGTCAGTACCACTCACGTGATCACCGGCGCCATATCAGGCGTTGGTTCGGTCAGGCGTCTCAGCGCGGTGCGGTGGGGAGTCACCCTGCGCATTGTCTGGGCCTGGATAATGACCATTCCCGCAGCCGGGATTATCGCCGCCCTGCTGTTCTGGCTCTTGAACCTGATCTTCTAG
- a CDS encoding guanylate kinase, whose translation MTFSPPQPAPVLLILSGPSGVGKDAVLERMKERRLPGLKFITTITTRSQRPREIDGKDYHFTNQADFKKLINQNELLEWAEVYGNFYGVPKSSVREALKQGSDVIVKVDVQGAASIKKIAPEAVFVFMLPPSLEELKDRLSRRLTESPETLKRRLETAPEELHQLQGFDYFVVNHDGKIDQAVSEISAILAAEKSKVHPRRVNL comes from the coding sequence TTGACCTTTAGCCCGCCTCAACCGGCTCCGGTCCTGCTGATACTTTCGGGACCGTCAGGAGTGGGTAAGGACGCCGTGCTTGAGCGGATGAAAGAACGCCGGCTGCCCGGGCTAAAATTCATCACGACCATTACGACAAGGTCCCAGCGTCCCCGGGAAATTGACGGTAAAGACTACCATTTCACCAACCAGGCTGATTTCAAGAAGTTGATCAACCAAAATGAACTTCTGGAATGGGCTGAGGTTTACGGCAATTTTTACGGCGTGCCCAAATCTTCGGTGCGCGAAGCCTTGAAACAGGGATCTGACGTCATCGTCAAGGTTGACGTACAGGGCGCGGCCTCAATAAAAAAAATCGCTCCCGAAGCGGTTTTCGTATTCATGCTGCCGCCTTCGCTGGAAGAACTGAAGGACCGGCTGTCACGCCGCCTGACCGAATCCCCGGAAACTTTGAAACGCCGGCTGGAAACAGCGCCGGAAGAACTCCATCAACTCCAGGGTTTCGATTATTTCGTGGTCAACCACGACGGCAAGATCGACCAGGCGGTCTCGGAAATCTCGGCCATCCTCGCCGCCGAAAAATCAAAGGTCCATCCCCGGCGGGTTAACCTGTAA
- a CDS encoding DUF370 domain-containing protein, which translates to MAIELVHVGFGNILAMNRLIAIAPPGSAPIKRIIQESRNKGTLIDMTNGRKTKAVIFTDSGHVVLAALAPETITGRVSIGRGAMKTDVAEVPLDL; encoded by the coding sequence ATGGCGATCGAACTGGTCCACGTCGGCTTTGGCAATATCCTGGCGATGAATCGCCTGATCGCCATCGCCCCGCCCGGCTCAGCCCCAATCAAGCGTATTATCCAGGAGAGCCGTAACAAGGGCACATTGATCGACATGACCAACGGCCGCAAAACCAAAGCGGTGATTTTTACTGATTCGGGCCACGTGGTGTTAGCGGCTCTGGCTCCGGAAACCATCACCGGCCGCGTCAGCATCGGACGTGGCGCCATGAAAACCGATGTTGCCGAGGTCCCGCTTGACCTTTAG
- the gltA gene encoding NADPH-dependent glutamate synthase produces the protein MAKAKIDLNRVAMPKQEAGARRQNFSEVATGYTAEDAKREASRCIECKARNCVAGCPVAIDIPEFISAVKTGDFTAADEIIKRTNALPGICGRVCPQESQCEAVCTLAKKKAPVAIGRLERFVADWEPGYRLKGSTGAKAPKSCKKVAVIGSGPSGLTCAAELARLGHSVTIFESLHVAGGVLMYGIPEFRLPKTIVQTEINFVRSLGVEIVLNAVAGKTFTIDELFKDGFQAVFLGTGAGLPLFLNIENENAPGVYSANEFLSRVNLMKAYHFPEFDTPLKVGKEVAVVGGGNVAMDAARSAVRLGARVTVVYRRGREEMPARLEEVENAEEEGINFLFLTNPISFQVNDQKWVSGMTCQKMSLGDPDASGRRRPVPVGGSEFTLPCDMAIVALGTRPNPLIARSAPGLAFASAGTVIADESTGLTRKAGVWAGGDIVTGSATVISAMGAGKAAARDIDRYLASL, from the coding sequence ATGGCTAAAGCTAAGATTGATTTGAATCGGGTCGCCATGCCCAAGCAGGAAGCCGGGGCTCGGCGGCAGAATTTCTCGGAGGTCGCGACCGGCTACACGGCGGAGGACGCGAAGCGCGAAGCGTCCCGCTGTATCGAGTGCAAGGCCAGGAATTGCGTAGCCGGGTGCCCGGTCGCCATCGACATCCCCGAGTTTATCTCGGCAGTCAAGACCGGTGATTTCACGGCGGCTGATGAGATCATAAAACGAACCAACGCACTGCCCGGAATCTGCGGCCGCGTCTGCCCTCAGGAGAGCCAATGCGAAGCGGTCTGCACCCTGGCGAAGAAAAAGGCTCCGGTGGCTATCGGCCGGCTCGAACGCTTCGTCGCCGATTGGGAACCGGGTTATCGATTAAAAGGTTCGACCGGCGCCAAGGCCCCAAAGAGCTGCAAAAAAGTTGCCGTCATCGGTTCGGGACCATCCGGGCTGACCTGCGCCGCCGAATTGGCGCGGTTAGGTCATTCAGTTACCATTTTTGAATCGCTCCACGTCGCCGGAGGTGTGCTCATGTACGGCATACCCGAATTCCGGCTGCCCAAGACAATCGTTCAAACTGAAATCAATTTTGTTAGAAGCCTGGGAGTGGAGATCGTCCTGAACGCCGTCGCCGGGAAGACGTTTACCATCGATGAGCTTTTTAAAGACGGCTTCCAGGCTGTGTTTTTGGGCACTGGGGCAGGTTTGCCGCTCTTTCTCAACATCGAGAATGAGAATGCGCCTGGAGTATATTCCGCCAATGAGTTTCTCTCCAGGGTCAACCTGATGAAGGCTTACCATTTCCCCGAATTCGATACGCCTCTCAAAGTCGGTAAGGAGGTGGCGGTGGTTGGTGGTGGAAACGTAGCCATGGATGCCGCCCGCAGCGCGGTAAGATTGGGCGCAAGAGTCACGGTAGTCTATCGCCGGGGCCGCGAAGAGATGCCGGCGCGCCTTGAAGAAGTCGAGAACGCCGAGGAGGAAGGTATCAACTTCCTCTTTTTAACCAACCCCATCTCGTTTCAAGTAAATGATCAAAAATGGGTTTCGGGCATGACCTGCCAAAAAATGAGCCTCGGCGATCCCGACGCATCGGGACGGAGACGGCCGGTTCCCGTCGGCGGCTCTGAATTCACCCTTCCCTGTGACATGGCGATCGTCGCCCTGGGTACGAGGCCAAACCCGCTCATAGCCCGTTCCGCGCCCGGTTTGGCTTTCGCCAGTGCGGGCACCGTCATCGCCGACGAATCGACTGGTCTGACCAGAAAAGCTGGCGTTTGGGCCGGAGGGGATATCGTCACCGGGTCGGCGACCGTTATTTCGGCGATGGGCGCCGGCAAGGCGGCAGCCCGGGATATCGATCGCTATCTCGCCTCGCTTTAA
- a CDS encoding sulfide/dihydroorotate dehydrogenase-like FAD/NAD-binding protein, whose translation MYSIISTEELVPRVRVYRISAPRIAKKAAAGQFVILRVDDNGERIPLTIADWDVVEGSVSVVFMEVGTTTTKLSRLKAGDTISDIVGPLGNATEIDNFGTVCLMAGGFATATIMPIARAMKAAGNRVITIVGARNKDLLFWRERLSAVSDELIITTDDGSAGRKGVVTEPIKEMLERGERIDRVIAIGPSIMMKFSALTTKPFGIKTIVSMNPIMIDGTGMCGCCRVSVAGQTRFACVDGPEFDAHAIDWDNFMARQRSYIEEEKRSLEICRCPSG comes from the coding sequence TTGTATTCCATAATCTCAACCGAAGAATTGGTGCCCCGTGTACGGGTGTACCGTATTTCCGCGCCACGAATTGCCAAAAAAGCAGCCGCAGGCCAGTTTGTCATTTTGCGGGTCGACGACAATGGTGAGCGCATACCATTGACCATTGCGGATTGGGACGTCGTTGAAGGCAGCGTCTCGGTTGTTTTCATGGAAGTTGGAACGACTACGACCAAACTCAGCAGGCTGAAAGCCGGAGACACGATATCCGATATCGTCGGCCCCCTTGGCAATGCCACCGAGATCGATAATTTCGGGACTGTCTGCCTCATGGCCGGCGGCTTCGCCACCGCCACCATCATGCCGATCGCCAGGGCGATGAAGGCCGCCGGCAACCGGGTCATCACCATCGTCGGCGCACGCAATAAAGACCTCTTATTCTGGCGGGAACGGCTTTCTGCGGTGTCTGATGAGCTTATCATCACCACCGATGACGGCTCGGCAGGGCGAAAAGGCGTTGTCACCGAACCGATCAAGGAAATGCTCGAGCGCGGCGAACGCATAGACCGGGTGATCGCCATCGGTCCAAGCATCATGATGAAGTTTTCCGCCCTGACCACAAAACCATTCGGTATCAAAACCATCGTCTCCATGAACCCTATAATGATCGACGGCACCGGCATGTGCGGCTGCTGCCGGGTTTCGGTCGCCGGCCAGACCCGCTTTGCATGCGTCGACGGACCTGAATTCGACGCCCACGCTATAGATTGGGACAATTTCATGGCCCGCCAGCGATCCTATATCGAAGAAGAGAAGCGGTCATTGGAGATTTGCCGGTGCCCTTCGGGCTAA
- a CDS encoding nuclear transport factor 2 family protein, translating into MRADNETRSIVNNLLEQYKAAVEAKNADAVIALTTNDPNMLNIGPGKDEMSIGTGQLKEYYQKLFASVDTITLKYGYTTIKGNGNVAWVSSHLWETLKKGTRQLALDMRMTAVFEKVENKWGFSEMHFSIPGDVQMPEPSPEEKAAEEAAAAAAKAAEEAKKKAEEDKKKAEMKADEPPTDQSFFDYY; encoded by the coding sequence TTGAGAGCCGACAACGAAACCAGAAGCATTGTCAATAACCTTTTGGAGCAATACAAGGCAGCGGTGGAAGCCAAAAATGCCGATGCCGTCATCGCCCTGACGACTAACGACCCAAACATGCTTAACATCGGTCCCGGCAAGGATGAGATGAGTATCGGCACGGGGCAGTTGAAGGAATATTACCAGAAACTGTTCGCCAGCGTGGATACAATAACTCTGAAATACGGTTACACCACTATAAAAGGAAACGGCAACGTCGCTTGGGTCTCCAGCCACTTGTGGGAGACCTTAAAAAAAGGGACCCGCCAGCTTGCCCTTGATATGCGCATGACCGCGGTTTTCGAAAAAGTCGAAAATAAATGGGGATTCAGCGAGATGCATTTCTCCATTCCCGGAGACGTGCAGATGCCAGAACCGTCACCGGAAGAGAAAGCCGCCGAGGAAGCCGCCGCGGCCGCCGCCAAGGCCGCAGAGGAAGCCAAAAAGAAAGCTGAAGAAGACAAGAAGAAGGCTGAAATGAAGGCGGACGAACCCCCGACCGACCAATCCTTCTTCGATTATTATTAA